One Buteo buteo chromosome 4, bButBut1.hap1.1, whole genome shotgun sequence DNA segment encodes these proteins:
- the ITPRIP gene encoding inositol 1,4,5-trisphosphate receptor-interacting protein, giving the protein MPVGIFRVCLVVITAIVNHPLLFPKENGTVPENTEEIIRKMKEREESLRLEKLRLEQEIAHQEATQKALEKAAEVVEESKEEKVRWDMWTALSMVIFLLIELWRQDFQEGMWQDTGGEEDDMAVLGKAFKGVAFPDKAVLASFYEKRILGTTGDMARMREMVEGFADDLLEALRSVCNRDADMEVEDCMGVGSMYENWRVRKPFVCDLIVPFAPPEPYCFRSQTWCSGDSFPPDEQGYGTIKVCRADEDVTGCICDKTKLGEDMLCLLHSQANTTRPSSEMEDLLCFKNTQYLDADQVMKWFQIAVTKAWNRISHKYEFDLSFSLLDSPGALKIKFRSGKSIAFNLTPVVQYENSDVYFISHFPRSGLAADLPSSTHWFLTFAVYERRFIQLVSKMLPANACHVSCLQILSFLHGKQCSLTGPSGLTNYHLKTVMLHLLQASPSQDWAPEKLEARLQDMLKFLEKCLHEKKLYHFFIGNRKVPAELGFPIIFQRAEPLNLFRPFVLHRDVYRKTVDTFHEMLRNMSALINEYTVHIPLAHTNGIHKESL; this is encoded by the coding sequence ATGCCTGTGGGAATCTTCCGGGTATGCCTAGTGGTGATTACAGCTATTGTCAACCACCCGCTCCTCTTCCCTAAAGAGAATGGCACTGTCCCCGAGAACACGGAAGAAATCATCCGGAAGATGAAGGAGCGGGAGGAGAGCCTTCGGCTGGAGAAGTTGCGCTTGGAGCAGGAAATCGCACACCAGGAAGCCACACAGAAGGCTctggaaaaggctgcagaggtggtggaggaaagcaaagaggaaaaggtcCGATGGGATATGTGGACTGCCCTTTCCATGGTCATCTTCCTGCTGATCGAGCTCTGGAGGCAGGATTTCCAGGAAGGGATGTGGCAGGAcacaggaggggaagaggatgACATGGCTGTCCTGGGGAAAGCGTTTAAAGGTGTGGCCTTCCCTGACAAGGCCGTCTTGGCCAGCTTCTATGAGAAACGCATCCTGGGTACCACTGGAGACATGGCCAGGATGCGGGAGATGGTGGAAGGCTTTGCAGATGACCTGTTGGAAGCCTTGAGGAGTGTTTGTAACCGGGACGCTGACATGGAAGTGGAGGACTGCATGGGTGTGGGGAGCATGTATGAGAACTGGAGAGTGCGTAAACCTTTTGTCTGTGATCTAATAGTGCCTTTTGCGCCTCCAGAGCCATACTGTTTTCGGTCCCAGACCTGGTGCTCTGGTGACTCTTTTCCCCCAGATGAACAAGGTTATGGTACTATCAAGGTATGTAGGGCAGATGAGGATGTGACGGGTTGCATCTGTGACAAGACTAAACTAGGGGAAGATATGCTGTGCCTCCTCCACAGCCAAGCGAATACTACCAGGCCCAGCAGTGAGATGGAAGACCTCCTGTGCTTCAAAAATACTCAATATCTGGATGCTGACCAAGTCATGAAGTGGTTCCAGATTGCAGTCACCAAGGCCTGGAACAGAATCTCCCACAAGTATGAATTCGACCTCTCCTTCAGCCTCCTGGACTCCCCAGGAGCCCTGAAGATAAAATTTAGGTCAGGGAAATCGATTGCCTTCAACCTCACCCCTGTGGTGCAGTACGAGAACTCCGATGTTTACTTCATCTCTCATTTCCCTCGGAGTGGCCTGGCAGCAGACCTCCCCTCCAGCACTCACTGGTTTCTCACCTTCGCAGTGTATGAGAGGAGGTTCATCCAGCTGGTCTCCAAAATGCTGCCTGCTAATGCCTGCCATGTCAGCTGCCTTCAGatcctctccttccttcatGGGAAGCAATGCAGCCTCACAGGTCCAAGCGGGCTTACCAACTACCACCTGAAGACAGTAATGCTGCATCTTCTGCAGGCAAGTCCCAGTCAGGACTGGGCCCCAGAGAAGTTGGAGGCCCGTCTACAGGACATGCTGAAATTCCTGGAGAAATGTTTGCATGAGAAGAAACTCTACCACTTCTTCATTGGCAATAGGAAGGtaccagcagagctgggcttcCCCATCATATTCCAGAGGGCTGAGCCTCTCAACCTTTTTCGTCCCTTTGTGCTACACAGGGACGTTTACAGGAAGACGGTAGACACATTCCACGAGATGCTCAGGAACATGTCTGCACTGATAAATGAGTACACAGTGCACATTCCCCTTGCACACACCAATGGGATCCATAAGGAATCCCTTTAA